AAGAGAGACCTTCTTCAGTTGTACTACTATCTTAAATTGACCCGGAGCGTTGAAAACCGTGTTACAGCATTATACCGGCAGGGAAAGATCCTTGGCGGGGTATGGACCAGCAATGGTATGGAGGCCATATCTGTCGGATACTCATACGCCCTTGGGATTAATGATGTCATTGCACCATATTTCCGGGACATGGGGGCATACCTTGTAAGGGGCATAACCCCTAAAAGGATTTTTGCACAGTACTTAGGTAAGAAGACCGGCGTAACAGGCGGCAAAGAGGGAAATGTGCATGTCGGTGATATTAACCTGAATGTTCTGGGTTATCCGAGTCATCTTGCTGATAACTATCCTGTTGCAGTCGGGGTTGCCCTTTCATTTAAGGTTAGAAATGAAAAACGTGTTGTTGCCGCATGTACAGGAGATGGGGGCACAAGCAGGGGTGATTTCCATGAGGCATTGAATATGGCATCTGTATGGAAGGTGCCTGTAGTATTTTTCTGCAATAACAATCAGTATGCCTATTCAACCCCATTGAAATTGCAGATGGCTATTGAAAATGTCGCTGACCGTGCATTGGCTTATGGAATCCCATCGGAGGTTGTGGATGGCAATGATGTTATTGCAGTGTATAATGCCGCAAAGAATGCTTATGATAGGGCACGGTCAGGTGAAGGGCCTTCCTTTATTGAATGTAAGACCATGCGTATGCACGGACATTCAGAACACGATGCAGCAAAATACGTCCCGCTGGAGCTTTTGGAAGAGTGGAAGAAAAAAGACCCTGTAATTAAAATGGAACATTATTTAACAACTAACAAAATAGCAACACAAGAGGAGCTTTTGGTCTTGGACGAACGCATAAAAAATGAGATTCAGGCCGCAGAAGAGTTTGCTGAAAACAGCCCGCTTCCTGAAGGAAGGGATGCATTGGAAGGGGTGTATGCAACGGCATTGTAGAGATGAGCGTAGGGGAGAAGTAAGAAGTTAGAAGTAAGAAGTTAGAAGCAAGAAGTAAGAAGTTAGAAGTAAGAAGGCTGAAGACTGGAGGTAGGAGTCCGGAACAAGATTTTTTAACTCAGACAGGACCATCTGTCATCCCCGAGTTCCTCTATCGGGGATATAGCTTATATAAAAACAGATTCCCGCTTAATGACTGCGGGAATGACAATAGAGGTACGAAAATTGGAGGGTTATGGAGATTACATATCTTGAGGCAATACGGCAGGCTTTGGATGAAGAGTTAGCACGGGATAAGGATGTGTTTCTGCTTGGTGAGGATATTGGAAACTATGGTGGGGCATTCCGTGTTACAGAGGGGTTTTATGAGAAGTATGGGAGGTGGAGGATTATTGATACGCCGCTTTCTGAATAAGGCTTTACCGGCGCTGCGATAGGTGCGGCATTGATGGGGATGAGACCGGTTGTTGAGATGCAGTTTGCAGATTTTATCTCCTGTGCCTTTGACCAGATTGTAAATGTGGCGGCAAAAAATTATTACAGGTGGGGAGGTAAAACACCAATGGTTATCAGGGCGCCTTTTGGAGGAAATGTACACGGCGGTGCATTCCACTCACAGTGTCCGGAAGGGTGGTTCTTCAATGTACCGGGATTAAAGATCGTGGCCCCATCCAACCCTTATGATGCAAAGGGGCTTTTGAAATCTGCAATCAGGGATGATGACCCTGTTATATATTTTGAACACAAGTTTCTTTATCGCAGGATAAAAGGGGATGTCCCTGATAATGATTATGTAGTCCCCCTTGGAAAGGTAAATGTTGTAAGGGAAGGTGAGGATATTTCTATAATAACTTATGGTGCAATGACGCACATTGCCTTAGAGGCATCAAAGACCCTTGGAGATGACGGGATAAGTGCAGAGATAGTGGATTTAAGGACACTTTTACCGCTTGATAAAGAAGGAATTTATAAATCTGTTAAAAAGACCAACAAGGTCATTGTCCTGTATGAAACAGCAAAGACAGGCGGTATCGGCGCTGAGGTCTCAGCATTAATTGCAGAGGATATGTTTGAATACCTTGACAGCCCCGTAGTCCGCATCGCTGCACCCGATACACCGGTACCATTCAGTCCCCCATTAGAAGAATTCTATCTGCCTAAGGCAGAAGATGTGGTGAAGGCCGCGAGGAGACTGGCAGCTTATTAAGCATAGGCTGAAGGCTGAAGGTAGAAGCAAGAGGCAAGAAGTTAGAAGTTAGATTGCTATATGATCTAAAATTCCCTCCCCTTCAAGGGGAGGGTTAGGGTGGGGATGGGGTTGTTTTTCAATGCATGAAATAATAATGCCACAGATGGGTGAAAGCGTTGTTGAAGGGACGATATTAAAGTGGCTTGTTGATGAAGGTCAGCGAGTAGAGAAAGACCATCCCCTTGTTGAAATCAGTACAGATAAGATTGACACTGAAATACCGTCACCTTTCTCAGGGATATTAAAAACCATAGTTCACAAGCAAGATGAGACCGTTCCTGTAGGGAAAGTTATTGCGTTTATTGAGGAATTTAAGGATGATGAAAAAATACCCCCTCCCCTTAATCCCCTCCCGCGAGGGGAGGGGAAATTAATGGTGCAAACGGGGGGAGAGGGTGCTAAGCTTATCTCACCTCCCTTGAGGGGAGTTCCTTCGTTTGTCCCCTCCCCCTTGACGGGGGAGGGCCAGGGTGGGGGTGAGCAAGAGCAAAGAAATATATTTACCCCTCTCGTAAAACGCCTCTCCAGAGAATACGGTATTGACCTGGATGAGATTAATAAGATTACCGGTACAGGTGCAGGGGGCAGGATTACGAAAGATGATATTCTGGACTATGTTGAGAGAACCCAAAAGATGCCGCTTATTGCTATTGCAAAACCATCTCCTGTTGAGGCAATAAAACCTGAAACAAGAGAAGAGATTATTCCTTTGAGCAATAAGCGAAGGATCATTGCAGAGAGGATGGTTAAAAGTAAAACAGAGATACCTCATGTCACAACAACATTCGAAGCAGACCTGACAGGTATCACCCGATTCAGGTCTTTGAATAAAGACATCATATTAAAAGAACATGGTGTTCACCTCACCTTTCTTCCTTTTATTATTAATGCTGTTACTTCAACGATCAGGAAGTATCCCATACTTAATGCTATGTGGAATGGAAATGAGATTATAATTAAAAAATATATAAATATCGGGATAGCTGTTTCATTGGAGGACGGCCTTATAGTCCCTGTTATTAAAGATGCTGATAAAAAGGGACTGGTAGAGCTTGCAAGAGAGAGCCAGGAACTCGCAAAGCGTGCACGAGAGAAGAACCTCGGATTGGAAGACCTGCAGGATGGGACGTTTACTATCACTAACTATGGCATTGGAGGGAGTCTGTTTGGGACTCCAATAATTCTGCCGTCACAAACAGCAATACTAGGAATCGGTGCAATTATGAAGAGGGCTGTTGTTATAGGTGATGCCATAGCAATCAGGGACATGGTTTATCTAAGCCTCTCATTTGACCACCGCGTTATTGACGGTGCACAGGCTGACCGGTTCATGGCAGATGTTAAAGAAGATCTGGAAGGATGGAGAGGTAAGATTGAAAAGGTGTCTGCTGATGCGTCCGGGTTTGGTGGAGTATGGTAAGGCATGGGATATCCAGAGAGAACTATTCTTTGCAAGGTCCAACAATGAGATTGAAGATACCTTAGTCCTGCTGCAGCATCCCCCGACTTACACGTTCGGCCGTTCAAGTGAGCGTCCAAGTGAGATAGCACAACCGTTGCTCAAAGAGTCTCCTCAGAAAGGAGACGTTAATAGCGCATCTATCTATTTTGTAGACAGGGGAGGAGGTGCTGCCTACCACGGGCCAGGCCAGATATTGGGGTATCCTATTCTATATTTAAAGTCTTACACCCCTGATTTTCATACATACCTGAGGATGCTTGAAGATGTAATTATAAAAACCCTTAAAGACTTTCAGATTGAATCACAAAGGATAAATGGATATACAGGTGTGTGGGTGGATAACAAAAAAATAGGTTGTATCGGCGTCAGGATTATAAAGGGGTTCACTATGCATGGGTTTTCAATAAACGTAAACAATGACCTGAGTCCTTATGAAAAGATAATTCCATGCAATATTAAAGATGTAAAGATGATGTCTATTCAAGAAATTATTGAGAGAGTGCCGGATATATCAACTGTTGAGGAAAGAATAATAAGGAATTTTTCTGAAGTATTTCATGTAATGTTTGAGATATAATATACAAAAAGGAGGATAGTGCCATGAAAAAGAAGCTAATAGTATTATCCCTGTTACTTTCAGGGATTACAGGTAGTTTTTTCATACCGCAAAAAGGCTATTCACAGACGGCCCCGGAGGCATCTTCAGTTTCTTAAGAAACAATTTCAAGGGATGCAGATGTTAATACAGAACTGCCGGCATCGGCAATCTTTTCTACAGGAGAGATTGAGGCTGTGCGTCAGCAATGGCTTGACCAGCGGGAGTTGATAGATTCAATGGTTGATAATAGTCCGGCAAGTCCTGCAGGTCTTCCATTAAAGAAAGGCAGGGAGGTCAACCTGATTGACCCTGCTATAATGGAAATACCAAGTACGATTACTATAAGCCGAAATAACAAAAATACCATTGCCAATGGTGCAGGAGGAAGTGTTCTTGCTGAACCTGCTGCTGCAAGCGAAGGGGCAGAAGTTTTTTATACAGGAAATAATTATGCATCATATTCTACAAATGGCGGCGCTATATGGGTTAATGTTCCTATACCGGCAGGTCCTGCCGATGCCTCGCTCCCATGCTGTGATAATGATGTAATCCATGACAAAGGGCAGCAAGAAGTTAGAAGCAAGAAGTTAGAAGTAAAGATTGGCTGCCACTTCCCTATTTTTAGCTTTCCCCCCTCCATTGACGGGAGGGGTTAGGGGGAGGGTGAGCTATGGGTATTTCCGAGTGAAACATAAGATTATACATATCTCAATCTTATTCTCAATCTCAATCCTTACCTTATTTTCCACCTCCTGCAATTATCAGTCAAAAGAAAAGAATGTTGATTCAATCAAAAATCTTCATAAACAAACAGAAGGCACTTATCCTTTAAATAAAGAAGAGATTAAACAGGATACAAATGTTGACTATGAGAAACCTGCCCCGCCTCTCACCCCTGAGGAAAGACAAAGATTAATTGACAGTACAGAAAAAGAAGACAAGGACGATAAGAAATAGTAACTGGTACTGTAATTGCAGTAATTTAATAATGACTTTACTAATTGACATGCTGTATTATGGGCATATATAATCTGTTCAACTTATTTCAGAATTAATTGGGGTTATCAGTGAATAATAAGCTCCGGATTATACTCATCTTTTCTGTTTTTTATTTTGCTGTAAGTGTCGGTACCGCATTCTGTTCTGAGATTGCTGTTATCAAAAGTCAGGATTTGCCTATTTATCAGCAGGCATTGGATGGCTTTAAGAAGATATATAGGGGAAAGGTAAGTGAGTATGACCTGAAAGGCAGGCCGGATGAATCTGCTGATATTATTATCGCATTAAAGAAAGACCCTCCTGACCTTATACTTACGATTGGACTATATGCAGCTAGGATGGCGAAAGAAAATTTTTCTCAAACTCCGGTTGTTTATTGCATGGTTTATGATCCGCTGCGTTTATCTCTGTCAGGGGGAAATATAACAGGAGTAAGTCTGGAAACCAATCCAATGGACACCTTTATGAGAATAAAGGATTTTTTCCCTTCATCAAAAAGAATAGGAGTTTTATTTGATCCGGTTAAATCCGGAAAGACTGTGAATCAGGCTATGATTGCTGCTCAAAGGTCAGGCTTAACACTTATAGCAGAAGAGGTAACATCTGAAAAACAGATTCCGGATGCGCTCAGGGCTATTCAGCATAAAATAGATCTCCTCTGGATGATTCCCGACAGCACTGTTGTTACAGCAGAATCCATTGACTTTATATTTTTGACTGCCCTTGAAAACAACACCCCTGTAATATCCTTTTCAGATGAAATGGTAAGGAAGGGGGCTGTTATGGCAATTTTACCTGATTATCATTCAGTTGGGGAACAGGCCGGCCGTCTGGCAATTGATATTCTAAGGGGTAAGAGCCCGGCAAAGATTCCGGTGACCCTTTCAGAAAAGATACGGACATTGATTAATCCCGGCATTGCTAAAAAGATAGGCATTGAAATTAACGCAGACCATGTTCGTTCCACAAAGTCATACCGGATAGAGTTGTATACGCCGGAGACGAATGTAGGTAAAATCCAGCGGCAATCTAATACTAAGAAGATATATGAATAAATATTCACTAAAAATAAAGATACTCATTCTCTCAGGTTTGGTAATAACAGCGGCCTGTGCAGTTCTTACATTCGTATCTTTTTACCAAATCAGAAATACTATGAAGGAAAATTTTATTAACCAGGGGTTTAATCTGGCAAAGAACCTCGCACATAACAGTAGATACGGGGTTTATTCTGAAGACAGGGTTATGCTTGAGGAATTAGTGCTTGGGGTACTGCAGGTCGAGGAGGTTATAAATGTCAGTATTTTAAATTCTGAAGGTAAACTTCTTATCCGGAAGGACATCTTAGGTTCAACATACAACAAGAAAAATGGATTAGTATCCACAACTCATTGGAAGAAGGTTATTGATTCAGAAACCCCTGTTAGTGAACTTGTTGCCTCAGGTAAGGGTGATGATATTTATTATTTTTATGTGCCGGTAACATCATCATGGATCCACGCAAGCAGTGTCCCTGAGTGGCTCCTTGAGGAAAACAATATTTCAAAATCAAAGAATACGGGACTAATGAAGCTTGGTTTAGTGCAGATAGGGTTGTCCACGGCCCCTTTAAACAAACAGATCAGAAGGATTTTTCTTTTACTGTTCGGGCTTACCATCTTATGTGCAGGCGGAGCAGTCTGTTTGATATATCTTATTTATACGGCTTATGTCAGGCCGCTTGAAATACTGACTATAGCTGACCTTCAGTTTTCAGGAGATAACATCTCTAATCCTGTAGTCAACGAGGTCAGGGAAGAAGCAGGTGTACTCACCCATAAATAATCTTGCCTCTTTCAATAAGAAAATATATAATCCTTCCACTTTGAAAAACCATTTCTCACACAAAGACACAAAGGGACTGAAAATTAAATTATCCTTCGACAGGCCTGTCCTGAGCGAAGCCGAAGGGCTCAGGATGACATCCATGGTGTCATGGTGAACCTGTCGAACCATGACAAGAAAATCAGCGGGACAAGAATGTCCCGCCTATCCTCATAGATATGGATAGGCGGGGTTTTCTTACCCCGCCGGAGGGGGCGGATGAACACTATTGTAAAACGATTACTGCAAATTAAGCTGTTTGTTATACTATCCATTCTTCTCTCATACTCATA
The Nitrospirota bacterium DNA segment above includes these coding regions:
- the lipB gene encoding lipoyl(octanoyl) transferase LipB, encoding MLKKIWKDGEVRLKRCLLMRPGLVEYGKAWDIQRELFFARSNNEIEDTLVLLQHPPTYTFGRSSERPSEIAQPLLKESPQKGDVNSASIYFVDRGGGAAYHGPGQILGYPILYLKSYTPDFHTYLRMLEDVIIKTLKDFQIESQRINGYTGVWVDNKKIGCIGVRIIKGFTMHGFSINVNNDLSPYEKIIPCNIKDVKMMSIQEIIERVPDISTVEERIIRNFSEVFHVMFEI
- a CDS encoding thiamine pyrophosphate-dependent dehydrogenase E1 component subunit alpha, yielding MDIEKRDLLQLYYYLKLTRSVENRVTALYRQGKILGGVWTSNGMEAISVGYSYALGINDVIAPYFRDMGAYLVRGITPKRIFAQYLGKKTGVTGGKEGNVHVGDINLNVLGYPSHLADNYPVAVGVALSFKVRNEKRVVAACTGDGGTSRGDFHEALNMASVWKVPVVFFCNNNQYAYSTPLKLQMAIENVADRALAYGIPSEVVDGNDVIAVYNAAKNAYDRARSGEGPSFIECKTMRMHGHSEHDAAKYVPLELLEEWKKKDPVIKMEHYLTTNKIATQEELLVLDERIKNEIQAAEEFAENSPLPEGRDALEGVYATAL
- a CDS encoding 2-oxo acid dehydrogenase subunit E2, yielding MHEIIMPQMGESVVEGTILKWLVDEGQRVEKDHPLVEISTDKIDTEIPSPFSGILKTIVHKQDETVPVGKVIAFIEEFKDDEKIPPPLNPLPRGEGKLMVQTGGEGAKLISPPLRGVPSFVPSPLTGEGQGGGEQEQRNIFTPLVKRLSREYGIDLDEINKITGTGAGGRITKDDILDYVERTQKMPLIAIAKPSPVEAIKPETREEIIPLSNKRRIIAERMVKSKTEIPHVTTTFEADLTGITRFRSLNKDIILKEHGVHLTFLPFIINAVTSTIRKYPILNAMWNGNEIIIKKYINIGIAVSLEDGLIVPVIKDADKKGLVELARESQELAKRAREKNLGLEDLQDGTFTITNYGIGGSLFGTPIILPSQTAILGIGAIMKRAVVIGDAIAIRDMVYLSLSFDHRVIDGAQADRFMADVKEDLEGWRGKIEKVSADASGFGGVW
- a CDS encoding ABC transporter substrate-binding protein produces the protein MNNKLRIILIFSVFYFAVSVGTAFCSEIAVIKSQDLPIYQQALDGFKKIYRGKVSEYDLKGRPDESADIIIALKKDPPDLILTIGLYAARMAKENFSQTPVVYCMVYDPLRLSLSGGNITGVSLETNPMDTFMRIKDFFPSSKRIGVLFDPVKSGKTVNQAMIAAQRSGLTLIAEEVTSEKQIPDALRAIQHKIDLLWMIPDSTVVTAESIDFIFLTALENNTPVISFSDEMVRKGAVMAILPDYHSVGEQAGRLAIDILRGKSPAKIPVTLSEKIRTLINPGIAKKIGIEINADHVRSTKSYRIELYTPETNVGKIQRQSNTKKIYE